Proteins from a single region of Flaviflexus salsibiostraticola:
- a CDS encoding DUF2249 domain-containing protein, with protein sequence MACQCNHSNLLEETLDVTTIPHSVRHPAILGAISALPVKGTLLLKAPHMPNPLLGEMQDLEGEFGHEVVQDGPSEWVVRICREG encoded by the coding sequence ATGGCCTGCCAGTGCAACCACAGCAACCTGCTCGAAGAGACCCTCGACGTCACGACGATCCCGCACTCGGTGCGCCACCCCGCGATCCTCGGCGCGATCTCGGCCCTGCCCGTCAAGGGCACCCTCCTCCTCAAGGCACCCCACATGCCGAACCCCCTCCTGGGTGAGATGCAGGACCTCGAGGGCGAGTTCGGCCACGAGGTCGTCCAGGACGGCCCGTCCGAGTGGGTCGTCCGGATCTGCCGCGAAGGCTGA
- a CDS encoding amidohydrolase: protein MAVDDVIDALSEGRDARVELYKELHRSPELSMAEYGTADRIEQELTRLGLEPVRIGETGVLAIIDNGEGPVVAMRADIDGLPVAEASGADYASTATAVLDGETVPTMHACGHDVHIVSLLGAIEALLARGDAWSGTFVAVFQPGEETAEGARSMVAAGLVDAMPQPDVFLGQHVMPTIPLGTVAARSGPFMSAAASIRITVHGRGTHGSMPDAGIDPIVLASSIVLRLQTIVAREIAPSQTAVVTVGSIRAGSKSNIIPDSATLLVNTRAFDADVAAHLHSAIERIVRAECAASRSPKEPEIEYYDHFPLTVNDEAVTEKVRRSFDEHFGEHHVPVGAMAGSEDFSILPAAFNAPSCFWVLGGFADPATAPGNHSPAFLPELESLDVGARAILVASAPWLMRS from the coding sequence ATGGCGGTTGATGACGTGATCGATGCCCTCAGTGAGGGTCGGGACGCCCGGGTCGAGCTCTACAAGGAGCTGCACCGGTCGCCGGAGCTGTCGATGGCCGAGTACGGGACGGCTGATCGCATCGAGCAGGAGCTGACGAGGCTCGGCCTCGAGCCGGTCCGCATCGGCGAGACCGGGGTCCTCGCGATCATCGACAACGGCGAGGGGCCCGTCGTCGCCATGCGCGCCGACATCGATGGCCTGCCGGTCGCCGAAGCCTCGGGCGCGGACTATGCGTCGACCGCGACCGCCGTCCTCGACGGCGAGACGGTGCCGACGATGCACGCCTGCGGTCACGACGTCCACATCGTCAGCCTCCTCGGCGCGATCGAGGCGCTGCTCGCGCGCGGCGATGCGTGGAGCGGCACCTTCGTCGCCGTCTTCCAGCCGGGCGAGGAGACCGCGGAGGGCGCTCGGAGCATGGTGGCCGCCGGCCTCGTCGATGCCATGCCGCAGCCGGATGTCTTCCTCGGCCAGCACGTCATGCCGACGATCCCGCTCGGGACGGTCGCCGCCCGCTCGGGCCCGTTCATGAGCGCCGCCGCCTCGATCCGGATCACCGTCCACGGCCGGGGCACGCACGGGTCGATGCCCGACGCCGGCATCGACCCCATTGTCCTCGCCTCGTCGATCGTCCTGCGGCTCCAGACGATCGTCGCCCGCGAGATCGCGCCGTCGCAGACCGCCGTCGTCACGGTCGGGTCGATCCGGGCCGGATCGAAGTCGAATATCATCCCCGACTCGGCGACCCTGCTCGTCAATACGCGGGCCTTCGACGCGGACGTGGCCGCACACCTCCACTCCGCCATCGAGCGCATCGTCCGCGCCGAATGCGCGGCATCGCGCTCCCCGAAGGAGCCGGAGATCGAGTATTACGACCACTTTCCCCTCACGGTCAACGATGAGGCTGTGACAGAGAAGGTGCGCCGGTCCTTCGATGAGCACTTCGGCGAGCACCATGTGCCGGTCGGGGCGATGGCAGGCTCGGAGGACTTCTCGATCCTCCCCGCGGCGTTCAACGCGCCCTCCTGCTTCTGGGTGCTCGGCGGCTTCGCCGACCCGGCGACGGCCCCCGGCAACCATTCCCCGGCCTTCCTCCCCGAACTGGAGTCGCTGGACGTGGGCGCGAGGGCCATTCTCGTCGCATCCGCGCCCTGGCTCATGCGCTCCTGA
- a CDS encoding succinic semialdehyde dehydrogenase: MTRLDDAIGTLLGTPDAWITTRAERPRADVISPLDGSTVSSYPICEPEDVRHALGLARRAQASWSATPPRERAAVLARLARHIWDWEKELLDLIQGENGKVRSHAFEELSDVATTASHYAKHAPRLLGPERVPGAVPLLSRTTVHHHPVGIVAVISPWNYPLTLAISDAVAALAAGNAVVVKPDSNAVLCALAAKALLERAGLPADLFQVVPGPGSVLGPPLIEGSDYLMFTGSSATGRILAKQAGEQLIGFSAELGGKNPLIVLADAPMRRAVKGAVKAVISNSGQLCISTERIYIEETVWDRFVPAFVRAMRNVRVGADYAWATDMGPLISADQLAVVTEHVEDARAKGATVLAGGQALPHIAPHAYAPTVLTDVTDNMIVARSETFGPVVSLYRVRDAEDAIARANDSEYGLKASIWTKPSRGQKLGARLEAGIVSVNDGYVVAWGSMHAPMGGMKASGIGRRHGEQGLLKYTEPQTVATSLIHPIQAPPLVGERAWARVMKAFVRR, encoded by the coding sequence GTGACACGACTCGACGACGCCATCGGCACGCTGCTCGGCACACCCGACGCCTGGATCACCACTCGCGCTGAGCGGCCCCGCGCCGACGTGATCTCGCCCCTCGATGGGAGCACCGTCTCGTCCTATCCCATCTGCGAGCCGGAGGACGTCCGTCACGCGCTCGGCCTCGCCCGCCGGGCGCAGGCCTCCTGGTCGGCGACTCCGCCACGGGAGCGGGCCGCCGTCCTCGCCCGGCTCGCCCGACACATCTGGGACTGGGAGAAGGAGCTGCTCGACCTCATCCAGGGTGAGAACGGCAAGGTCCGCTCACATGCCTTCGAGGAGCTCAGTGACGTGGCGACGACGGCCTCGCACTATGCGAAGCACGCGCCGCGGCTCCTGGGGCCTGAGCGGGTACCCGGAGCCGTGCCCCTCCTGTCCCGCACGACCGTTCACCACCATCCCGTCGGCATCGTCGCCGTCATCTCGCCGTGGAACTACCCGCTCACGCTCGCGATCTCGGACGCGGTGGCTGCGCTTGCGGCCGGCAACGCGGTCGTCGTCAAACCCGACTCGAATGCGGTCCTCTGCGCGCTCGCCGCGAAGGCGCTTCTCGAGAGGGCGGGCCTGCCGGCTGACCTGTTCCAGGTTGTCCCCGGGCCCGGATCGGTCCTCGGCCCGCCGCTCATTGAAGGCTCCGACTACCTCATGTTCACGGGATCGTCGGCAACGGGTCGGATCCTCGCGAAGCAGGCGGGTGAGCAGCTCATCGGCTTCTCCGCCGAGCTCGGCGGGAAGAACCCGCTCATCGTCCTCGCGGACGCGCCGATGAGGAGGGCCGTCAAGGGCGCAGTCAAGGCCGTCATCTCCAACTCCGGCCAGCTCTGCATCTCCACCGAGCGCATCTATATCGAAGAGACCGTCTGGGACAGGTTCGTTCCGGCGTTCGTTCGGGCGATGAGGAATGTACGGGTCGGTGCGGATTATGCGTGGGCGACGGACATGGGCCCCCTCATCTCCGCGGACCAGCTGGCGGTCGTGACCGAGCACGTGGAGGATGCGAGAGCGAAGGGCGCCACCGTGCTCGCCGGCGGCCAGGCCCTTCCCCACATCGCTCCCCACGCCTACGCGCCGACGGTGCTGACCGATGTCACAGACAACATGATCGTCGCCCGCAGCGAGACGTTCGGACCGGTTGTCTCTCTGTACCGGGTGCGGGATGCCGAGGACGCCATCGCCCGCGCGAACGACAGTGAGTACGGGCTCAAGGCGTCGATCTGGACGAAACCGTCCCGAGGCCAGAAGCTCGGTGCGAGGCTCGAGGCCGGCATCGTCAGCGTCAACGACGGCTACGTCGTGGCCTGGGGGTCGATGCATGCGCCGATGGGCGGGATGAAGGCGTCCGGCATCGGCCGCAGGCACGGCGAGCAGGGCCTGCTCAAGTACACGGAGCCGCAGACAGTGGCGACCTCCCTCATCCACCCGATCCAGGCCCCGCCGCTCGTCGGTGAACGGGCGTGGGCGAGGGTGATGAAGGCTTTTGTGAGGAGATAA
- a CDS encoding cytochrome P450 yields the protein MTDARTLGDRSLARCPVSHDSGSWTVWGNEEARRVAEDPATFSSRVSRHLSVPNGMDGDEHRRFRAVIDRHLSDDAIRPLYPEFERIALDVDATMGDSFDANVFGSLVAVRCQSSWLGWDESYEDELLAWISENQAATRSGVYARTAAVAEQFESIVRRIVADTPGAATAALMADTVEEDGAQRPLTPAEIVSILRNWTAGDLGSITYSIGIVAHFLATHHAIAGDLRRSDEEGGTRALDMALDEILRIDDPFLTNRRRTTADVTLAGQDIPADSLVHIHWTAANRDPRAFGDPDAYDPVGNAPRNLVYGAGPHVCPGRTLSTLELRAALVALLRGGDLTLNGVAAREEAPAGGYSSVPVRRVPRRP from the coding sequence ATGACTGACGCCAGAACGCTCGGCGATCGCAGCCTCGCTCGCTGCCCCGTCTCCCACGACAGCGGTTCGTGGACAGTCTGGGGCAACGAGGAGGCTCGCCGCGTCGCCGAGGATCCCGCCACCTTCTCGAGCCGAGTCTCGCGCCACCTGAGCGTCCCGAATGGGATGGACGGCGACGAGCACCGCCGCTTCCGCGCCGTCATCGACCGACACCTCTCCGATGACGCGATCCGTCCGCTCTATCCCGAGTTCGAGCGGATCGCCCTCGACGTGGACGCGACGATGGGCGACAGCTTCGACGCCAACGTCTTCGGCAGCCTCGTCGCCGTCCGATGCCAGAGCAGCTGGCTGGGCTGGGATGAGTCGTACGAGGATGAGCTGCTCGCGTGGATCTCCGAGAATCAGGCGGCCACGCGATCCGGCGTGTACGCCCGCACCGCGGCCGTCGCCGAGCAGTTCGAATCGATCGTCCGCCGAATCGTCGCCGATACTCCGGGCGCCGCGACAGCGGCACTCATGGCCGACACGGTCGAGGAGGACGGCGCACAGCGGCCGCTGACACCCGCCGAGATCGTCTCGATCCTGCGCAACTGGACCGCGGGCGATCTCGGATCGATCACGTACTCGATCGGGATCGTCGCCCACTTCCTCGCGACCCACCACGCGATCGCAGGCGACCTTCGCCGCTCCGACGAGGAGGGGGGCACGCGGGCGCTCGACATGGCGCTCGACGAGATCCTCCGCATCGACGATCCGTTCCTCACCAACCGGCGCAGGACGACGGCAGATGTCACGCTCGCCGGTCAGGACATTCCGGCCGACTCGCTCGTCCATATTCACTGGACGGCGGCCAACCGCGATCCCCGCGCATTCGGCGATCCGGACGCGTACGACCCGGTGGGCAACGCGCCGCGCAACCTCGTCTACGGGGCGGGCCCGCACGTGTGCCCGGGCCGGACGCTGTCGACTCTTGAGCTGCGGGCAGCGCTCGTCGCGCTCCTGCGCGGCGGAGATCTGACGCTCAACGGTGTCGCGGCCCGCGAAGAGGCACCCGCGGGCGGATACTCCTCCGTCCCGGTCCGGCGAGTCCCCCGGCGCCCCTAG
- the brnQ gene encoding branched-chain amino acid transport system II carrier protein, with protein MMPERQSKPVAILVTGLALFAMYFGAGNLIFPAMIGMTAGENVTPVIIGFLLTGVALPVLGMIAASTQRRGEHDGIASRIGTYPSLVFTIAIFLSTGMLYAIPRVATVSFEMAAAPILAGGAGGETTQADLFIYTVIFFAAVGIIALNPGRLVDRLGTYLTPALLIVLAILIVTALVTMDPVSVPPAEDYASDPLPAGLLQGYYTMDAIASLVFSGVILSALARAGFTSRRRLIWRSTLAAGTAGIGLAIVYLGLAAVGTRVAGQGLTDGAAGLAYAASEALGPVGQAVFSAVAILACLTTAIGLIGASSQYFRKLFPKLTHPTLVLVQTFVALSLANLGLETILEIVTPVNQLLYPIAICIIAIALLDVVTPGRLHWTYRLSAWTAAIVAIPEALWATQIPVFEGLRDWLDLLPAGSVNMAWVVPALVAAAIGILLDLSQGRLRPVKGGDELPVLIYK; from the coding sequence ATGATGCCCGAGAGACAGTCCAAACCAGTCGCGATCCTCGTCACCGGACTCGCGCTCTTCGCCATGTACTTCGGCGCCGGAAACCTCATCTTCCCCGCGATGATCGGCATGACAGCCGGGGAGAATGTCACCCCCGTCATCATCGGCTTCCTCCTCACCGGCGTCGCCCTGCCCGTGCTCGGCATGATCGCCGCATCGACGCAGCGGCGCGGTGAGCACGACGGGATCGCCTCCCGCATCGGCACGTATCCGAGCCTCGTCTTCACGATCGCGATCTTCCTGTCGACCGGCATGCTCTACGCGATCCCCCGGGTCGCGACGGTGAGCTTCGAGATGGCGGCCGCGCCGATCCTGGCGGGAGGGGCGGGCGGCGAGACCACCCAGGCCGACCTCTTCATCTACACCGTCATCTTCTTCGCCGCCGTCGGCATCATCGCCCTCAACCCCGGCAGGCTCGTCGACCGGCTCGGCACGTACCTGACCCCGGCGCTCCTCATCGTGCTCGCCATCCTCATCGTCACGGCTCTGGTGACGATGGACCCGGTGAGCGTTCCTCCGGCGGAGGACTATGCGAGCGATCCCCTCCCGGCTGGGCTTCTCCAGGGCTACTACACGATGGACGCGATCGCCTCGCTCGTGTTCTCGGGCGTCATCCTCTCCGCCCTCGCCCGGGCCGGCTTCACCTCGCGGCGCAGGCTGATCTGGAGGTCAACACTCGCGGCGGGCACGGCCGGCATCGGCCTCGCGATCGTCTACCTCGGTCTCGCCGCCGTCGGCACACGGGTCGCCGGTCAGGGATTGACCGACGGAGCGGCTGGACTGGCGTACGCCGCCTCCGAGGCGCTCGGCCCAGTCGGCCAGGCGGTGTTCTCAGCAGTTGCGATCCTCGCCTGCCTGACGACCGCGATCGGCCTCATCGGCGCCTCGTCCCAGTATTTCCGCAAGCTGTTCCCCAAGCTCACGCACCCGACTCTCGTCCTCGTCCAGACCTTCGTCGCGCTCAGCCTCGCCAACCTGGGACTGGAGACGATCCTCGAGATCGTCACCCCCGTCAACCAGCTGCTCTACCCCATCGCCATCTGCATCATCGCCATCGCCCTGCTCGATGTGGTGACGCCGGGCAGGCTCCACTGGACCTACCGCCTGTCGGCGTGGACCGCTGCGATCGTCGCCATCCCCGAGGCACTGTGGGCGACGCAGATCCCCGTGTTCGAGGGCCTGCGGGACTGGCTCGACCTGCTGCCCGCCGGATCGGTCAACATGGCCTGGGTGGTCCCAGCCCTTGTGGCCGCCGCCATCGGGATCCTCCTCGACCTCTCCCAGGGCAGGCTCCGGCCCGTCAAGGGCGGGGATGAACTGCCGGTCCTCATCTACAAATAG
- a CDS encoding VOC family protein has product MEIQVTFDAKDPRRLADFWAYVLHYRRDDPPEGFATWEEFATAHGIPEDEWENQDAIIPRDGTGPRIYFQRVPEPKTAKNRVHLDVPVAPTMTGEPFMSVLEARADELESWGATRLRRHEPTSMNRGWIVMADPEGNEFCLV; this is encoded by the coding sequence ATGGAGATACAGGTGACGTTCGACGCGAAGGACCCGAGACGGCTGGCTGACTTCTGGGCCTACGTACTCCACTACCGGAGGGACGATCCCCCGGAGGGGTTCGCGACGTGGGAGGAGTTCGCAACCGCCCACGGCATCCCCGAGGACGAGTGGGAGAACCAGGACGCGATCATCCCCCGGGACGGCACCGGGCCGCGGATCTACTTCCAGCGGGTCCCCGAGCCGAAGACGGCAAAGAACCGCGTCCATCTCGACGTCCCCGTCGCGCCGACAATGACGGGCGAGCCCTTTATGTCCGTCCTCGAAGCGCGGGCCGATGAACTCGAATCCTGGGGCGCAACGAGGCTGCGGCGCCACGAGCCGACGTCGATGAACCGAGGATGGATCGTCATGGCGGATCCGGAGGGCAACGAGTTCTGCCTCGTCTAG